From the Tripterygium wilfordii isolate XIE 37 chromosome 6, ASM1340144v1, whole genome shotgun sequence genome, one window contains:
- the LOC120000442 gene encoding F-box only protein 6-like, producing MDELAMLRQLISQLQERIHLYGSPPPFHLHHQPFIEFHHQHHDRCCLNVDDSSADDYYSLMMAAGKSGNFKNLEPCKPPPSKKPRKERYRAKLPGTTGAEEAMEEHIWKEFPTDLFEAVIARLPIATIFRFRSVCEKWNSLLNSQSFSQHYAQVPQANPWFYTITHENVNSGAMYDPSTKKWHHPTISSLPSKLIILPVTSAGGLVCFLDIGHRNFFVCNPLTQSLKELPARSVKVWSRVAVGMTLNGSTADTGYKILWVGCDGEFEVYESLKNSWSRPGSIPSNIKLPLSLNFRSQAISIGSTLYFLQLDPEGILSYNMVTGVWKQFIIPVPLYLSDHALAECEGRIILVGLLTKNAATCVCIWELQKMTLLWKEVDRMPNIWCLDFYGKHIRMTCLGNKGLLMLSLRSRQMNRLVTYNVITREWIKVPGCVVPRGRKRQWIACGTAFYPCPTAIA from the coding sequence ATGTTGCCTCAATGTGGATGACAGCTCTGCAGATGATTACTACAGCCTCATGATGGCAGCCGGTAAATCAGGAAATTTCAAGAATCTGGAACCATGCAAGCCTCCACCTTCCAAGAAACCTCGAAAAGAGAGGTACCGTGCAAAATTACCCGGAACTACTGGTGCAGAGGAGGCTATGGAAGAACATATTTGGAAAGAATTCCCGACAGACCTTTTTGAAGCCGTCATTGCTAGACTTCCCATTGCCACAATTTTTCGTTTCCGCTCAGTTTGTGAGAAATGGAATTCATTGCTGAATTCCCAGAGTTTCTCTCAGCATTATGCCCAAGTTCCACAAGCCAATCCCTGGTTCTACACCATAACTCATGAAAATGTGAACTCTGGAGCCATGTATGATCCTTCCACTAAGAAATGGCACCACCCTACCATTTCTTCTCTGCCTTCGAAGTTAATCATTTTGCCAGTTACATCTGCTGGGGGTCTAGTGTGCTTTCTTGATATTGGTCATAGAAACTTCTTTGTATGCAACCCTCTTACTCAGTCTCTTAAAGAGTTGCCTGCCAGGTCAGTTAAGGTCTGGTCTCGTGTTGCTGTTGGGATGACTCTTAATGGTAGTACAGCTGACACAGGCTACAAGATCTTGTGGGTTGGATGCGATGGGGAGTTTGAAGTTTATGAGTCACTGAAGAACTCCTGGTCTCGACCAGGAAGCATTCcttcaaatataaaattacCACTCTCTCTGAACTTTAGATCACAAGCAATTTCCATTGGGAGCACACTTTACTTCTTGCAGTTGGACCCTGAAGGTATTTTGTCCTATAATATGGTTACTGGGGTATGGAAGCAATTTATAATCCCAGTACCATTGTATCTGAGTGATCATGCACTAGCAGAGTGCGAGGGTAGGATTATACTTGTGGGGTTGCTGACAAAGAATGCCGCCACGTGTGTGTGCATCTGGGAGCTTCAGAAGATGACGCTCTTGTGGAAGGAGGTTGACAGAATGCCAAATATCTGGTGCTTAGACTTTTATGGGAAGCACATTAGGATGACTTGCTTGGGCAACAAAGGATTGCTCATGTTGTCATTGAGATCGAGACAAATGAATCGACTTGTCACTTACAATGTAATCACCCGGGAATGGATCAAAGTTCCAGGATGTGTGGTGCCTCGCGGGAGAAAGAGGCAGTGGATTGCCTGTGGCACTGCTTTCTACCCATGCCCAACTGCCATTGCATGA
- the LOC119999760 gene encoding stress-associated endoplasmic reticulum protein 2-like — translation MTTSRRLAERKVERFDKNITKRGAVPETTAKKGKDYPVGPVLLGFFVFVVIGSSLFQIIRTATSGGVA, via the exons ATG ACTACATCAAGGCGTCTTGCAGAGAGGAAAGTTGAGAGGTTTGATAAGAACATTACAAAGAGAGGAGCCGTTCCGGAAACAACCGCTAAAAAGGGGAAAGACTATCCTGTAGGCCCTGTTTTGCTTGGGTTCTTCGTATTTGTTGTCATTGGTTCAT CTCTATTCCAGATAATCAGGACAGCAACCAGTGGTGGAGTGGCTTAA